The Dehalococcoidales bacterium genome segment CTTATTACCAGTGAACCCCATCCCCCTCTTAAGCACTCCGTTATTTGCTTAAGGGTATTTGAGGCGGTTCTTACCGGTTTTCTGTTCAAGAACGCTGTAGCTGGATGTAGGCAATATGCCGAAGTTCATCAGGGGGTCTGCCCGGCATTTGATAGATGCTGCTGTGAGGTTTATACTACCAGTGGAGTTCCGATGGCTGACAAGATACTGATTGTTGAAGACGACCGGAATCTACTGGCGACACTCAAATACAACCTTCTTAAAGAGAGCTATGAGGTGATTACGGCCGTCGATGGCGCGCAGGCTATAGAGATTGCGCGAAGCGAGAGGCCTGAACTGATTGTTCTGGACGTGATGCTACCAGAACTGAGTGGTTTTGAGGTGTGTCGTATCCTGCGGAAAGAAATGACTGTCCCCATCCTGATGCTCACTGCTAAGACGGAAGAGGTTGACAAAATAGTCGGGCTTGAAATTGGAGCGGATGACTACATGACCAAGCCCTTCAGCATGAGAGAATTACTGGCCCGTGTACGAGCTATGCTCCGTAGAGCCGATATGTCCAAACCGAAACCAGCTAGTGAGCCAGAATCCTTGAAAATCGGGGACCTGGAGATTGATGTTGGTCGCCACCGGGCTTTCTGCGGAGGTATGCAGCTAGACCTCACCCCGAAGGAGTATGACTTGCTTGTCTTCCTTGCCAGGAACAAGGGTTTCGTGTTCAGTCGAGAGCAGCTTCTGGAAAAGGTGTGGGGCTATGACTACGCTGGTGATACACGGACTGTGGATGTCCATATCAGATGGTTGAGGCA includes the following:
- a CDS encoding response regulator transcription factor, which codes for MADKILIVEDDRNLLATLKYNLLKESYEVITAVDGAQAIEIARSERPELIVLDVMLPELSGFEVCRILRKEMTVPILMLTAKTEEVDKIVGLEIGADDYMTKPFSMRELLARVRAMLRRADMSKPKPASEPESLKIGDLEIDVGRHRAFCGGMQLDLTPKEYDLLVFLARNKGFVFSREQLLEKVWGYDYAGDTRTVDVHIRWLRQKIETDPAHPRNLLTVRGAGYKLEG